A single genomic interval of Daucus carota subsp. sativus chromosome 1, DH1 v3.0, whole genome shotgun sequence harbors:
- the LOC108212729 gene encoding ribonuclease 1 has protein sequence MFSSASSLNQVVMHSSKSPALQAPSFRTYTTPAFIKFQHKNLFKPSLPNLHFCKASSPVQSVEIKNEITKNVEGHSTVTAAQMYKAMFLDMDVVIPRILPQLIKSIQVLEGDGGVGTIKYLTYGEAVKATSMKQKIIIMDEEAMTYSYIVIGGDILPEKVESVTNHFTVVPTDDGGCVVKLSVVFTPVAGEMVPEEYIKESIAQSFQVFKATEAYIQAD, from the exons ATGTTTTCCTCTGCTAGTTCATTGAACCAAGTGGTCATGCATTCTTCTAAATCTCCTGCTCTTCAGGCTCCAAGTTTCCGAACATACACTACTCCTGCTTTCATCAAATTCCAGCACAAAAATCTCTTCAAGCCATCTCTTCCGAATCTTCACTTTTGCAAGGCTTCAAGTCCTGTCCAATCAGTAGAAATCAAGAATGAAATCACCAAAAATGTGGAGGGACATTCTACTGTCACAGCAGCTCAGATGTACAAGGCCATGTTTCTTGACATGGACGTAGTTATTCCTCGAATTTTACCCCAGCTCATCAAATCCATCCAAGTCCTTGAGGGTGATGGTGGTGTTGGTACCATCAAGTACCTTACTTACGGGGAAG CGGTGAAGGCCACAAGCATGAAGCAGAAGATAATCATAATGGATGAGGAGGCAATGACATACAGTTACATTGTGATCGGAGGTGATATTTTGCCGGAAAAAGTCGAGTCGGTCACTAATCATTTCACAGTTGTGCCTACTGATGATGGAGGTTGCGTTGTGAAGTTGAGTGTAGTGTTTACACCAGTTGCTGGTGAGATGGTACCGGAAGAGTACATTAAGGAAAGCATTGCCCAGTCGTTTCAGGTATTCAAGGCTACTGAAGCTTACATCCAAGCTGATTAA